From the genome of Streptomyces sp. NBC_01317, one region includes:
- a CDS encoding aldehyde dehydrogenase family protein has protein sequence MSDERLSVLKTYKLYVGGAFPRSESGRVYEVTDSKGTWLANAPRSSRKDARDAVVAARKAFGGWSGATAYNRGQVLYRVAEMLEGRRGQFAQEVAASEGISRSKAAALVDATIDRWVWYAGWTDKIAQVVGGANPVAGPYFNLSTPEPTGVVTVLAPRTSSFLGLVSVLAPVIATGNTAVVVASESSPLPALSLGEVLATSDVPGGVVNILSGGTAEIATPLAAHQDVNGIDLTGADEALAKELEIAAADNVKRVLRPRADDWTADPGTRRLTAFLETKTVWHPTGKLGTSGASY, from the coding sequence ATGTCTGACGAGCGACTGTCCGTCCTCAAGACCTACAAGCTGTACGTCGGGGGCGCGTTCCCCCGCAGCGAGAGCGGCCGGGTGTACGAAGTGACGGACTCCAAGGGCACGTGGCTGGCGAACGCCCCCCGGTCGTCCCGCAAGGACGCGCGGGACGCGGTGGTCGCGGCCCGCAAGGCGTTCGGCGGCTGGTCGGGCGCGACCGCGTACAACCGCGGCCAGGTCCTCTACCGCGTCGCCGAGATGCTGGAGGGCCGCCGGGGCCAGTTCGCCCAGGAGGTCGCCGCGTCGGAGGGGATCTCCCGCTCCAAGGCGGCGGCGCTCGTCGACGCCACGATCGACCGCTGGGTCTGGTACGCGGGCTGGACCGACAAGATCGCCCAGGTCGTGGGCGGCGCGAACCCGGTCGCGGGCCCGTACTTCAACCTCTCCACCCCGGAGCCGACCGGCGTCGTGACGGTCCTGGCGCCCCGGACGTCGTCCTTCCTCGGCCTGGTCTCCGTCCTCGCCCCGGTGATCGCGACCGGCAACACGGCGGTCGTCGTGGCGAGCGAGTCGTCCCCGCTCCCCGCGCTGTCCCTGGGCGAGGTGCTGGCCACCTCCGACGTACCGGGCGGCGTGGTCAACATCCTGTCCGGCGGTACGGCGGAGATCGCGACCCCGCTGGCCGCGCACCAGGACGTCAACGGCATCGACCTGACGGGCGCGGACGAGGCCCTGGCCAAGGAGCTGGAGATCGCGGCGGCGGACAACGTCAAGCGAGTCCTGCGCCCCCGCGCCGACGACTGGACGGCCGACCCCGGAACGCGCCGCCTGACGGCGTTCCTGGAGACGAAGACGGTCTGGCACCCCACAGGCAAACTGGGCACCTCGGGCGCGTCGTACTGA
- a CDS encoding aldehyde dehydrogenase family protein gives MASTNAFAYAPAPESRSVVDIAPSYGLFIDGEFTDAAGGKVFKTVSPSTEEVLSEVAQAGAEDVDRAVRAARKAFEKWSVLPGTERAKYLFRIARIIQERSRELAVLETLDNGKPIKETRDFDLPMVAAHFFYYAGWADKLGHAGYGADPRPLGVAGQIIPWNFPLMMLAWKIAPALATGNTVVLKPAETTPLSALFFADICRQAGLPKGVVNIITGDGSTGAELVAHPDVNKIAFTGSTGVGKAIARQLAGTDKKVTLELGGKGANIVFDDAPVDQAVEGIVTGIFFNQGQVCCAGSRLLVQESVHDEVLDALKRRLSSLRIGDPLDKNTDLGAINSAEQLARIGALAETGEAEGAERWSPACELPSAGYWFAPTLFTNVTQAHTVARDEIFGPVLSVLTFRTPEEAVAKANNSQYGLSAGIWTEKGSRILAVAGKLRAGVVWANTFNKFAPTSPFGGYKESGHGREGGRHGLEAYLDV, from the coding sequence GTGGCATCCACGAACGCATTCGCATACGCGCCCGCCCCGGAGTCGCGCTCCGTCGTCGACATCGCGCCGAGCTACGGCCTGTTCATCGACGGCGAGTTCACCGACGCGGCCGGCGGCAAGGTCTTCAAGACGGTCAGCCCGTCCACCGAGGAAGTGCTCTCCGAGGTCGCCCAGGCGGGGGCCGAGGACGTGGACCGGGCCGTGCGGGCGGCCCGCAAGGCCTTCGAGAAGTGGTCGGTGCTGCCGGGCACCGAGCGCGCCAAGTACCTGTTCCGTATCGCCAGGATCATCCAGGAGCGCTCGCGCGAACTGGCCGTCCTGGAGACGCTCGACAACGGCAAGCCCATCAAGGAGACACGCGACTTCGACCTGCCGATGGTCGCCGCGCACTTCTTCTACTACGCGGGCTGGGCGGACAAGCTCGGGCACGCGGGGTACGGGGCGGATCCGCGCCCGCTGGGGGTCGCCGGGCAGATCATCCCCTGGAACTTCCCGCTGATGATGCTCGCGTGGAAGATCGCCCCGGCGCTCGCCACCGGCAACACGGTGGTCCTCAAGCCGGCCGAGACCACGCCCCTGTCGGCCCTCTTCTTCGCGGACATCTGCCGCCAGGCGGGGCTGCCCAAGGGCGTCGTGAACATCATCACCGGGGACGGCTCGACCGGCGCGGAGCTGGTGGCGCACCCGGACGTGAACAAGATCGCCTTCACCGGCTCGACGGGCGTCGGCAAGGCCATCGCACGCCAGTTGGCCGGTACGGACAAGAAGGTCACGCTCGAACTGGGCGGCAAGGGCGCGAACATCGTCTTCGACGACGCGCCGGTCGACCAGGCCGTCGAGGGGATCGTCACCGGCATCTTCTTCAACCAGGGCCAGGTGTGCTGCGCCGGATCGCGCCTCCTCGTCCAGGAGTCGGTCCACGACGAGGTGCTGGACGCGCTCAAGCGCCGGCTGTCGTCGCTGCGGATCGGTGACCCGCTGGACAAGAACACGGACCTCGGCGCGATCAACTCCGCCGAACAGCTGGCCCGTATCGGCGCGTTGGCGGAGACGGGCGAGGCGGAGGGCGCGGAGCGCTGGTCGCCCGCGTGCGAACTCCCGTCCGCGGGCTACTGGTTCGCGCCCACGCTCTTCACGAACGTCACCCAGGCGCACACCGTCGCGCGGGACGAGATCTTCGGCCCGGTGCTGTCCGTGCTGACGTTCCGTACGCCCGAGGAGGCCGTGGCCAAGGCGAACAACAGCCAGTACGGCCTGTCCGCGGGCATCTGGACGGAGAAGGGCTCGCGCATCCTCGCGGTCGCGGGCAAGCTCCGGGCGGGCGTCGTCTGGGCCAACACGTTCAACAAGTTCGCCCCGACCTCGCCCTTCGGCGGCTACAAGGAATCGGGTCACGGCCGCGAGGGCGGCCGCCACGGCCTGGAGGCATACCTCGATGTCTGA
- the deoC gene encoding deoxyribose-phosphate aldolase: MPTLTHEFVDATASDSTLRRFLHGLPGVDAVGLEARAASLGTRSIKTTAKAYAIDLAISMIDLTTLEGADTPGKVRALAAKALRPDPTDRTAPTTAALCVYPDMAATAVAALAGSGVKVASVATAFPAGRASLSVKLADTRDAVDAGADEIDMVIDRGAFLAGHYLKVYEEIRAVKEAAGAARLKVIFETGELSTYDNIRRASWLGMIAGADFIKTSTGKVGVNATPANTLLMLEAVRDFRERTGVQIGVKPAGGIRTSKDAIKFLVLVNETAGEDWLDNHWFRFGASSLLNDLLMQRQKLSTGRYSGPDYVTVD, from the coding sequence ATGCCGACCCTCACCCACGAATTCGTGGACGCGACCGCGTCCGACAGCACACTGCGACGGTTCCTCCACGGACTGCCCGGCGTCGACGCCGTGGGCCTGGAGGCGCGCGCCGCGTCGCTCGGTACGCGTTCGATCAAGACCACGGCCAAGGCGTACGCCATCGACCTCGCCATCTCCATGATCGACCTGACGACGCTGGAAGGCGCGGACACCCCGGGCAAGGTCCGGGCCCTCGCCGCGAAGGCGCTCAGGCCCGACCCGACCGACCGCACCGCGCCCACCACGGCCGCGCTCTGTGTCTACCCGGACATGGCCGCGACGGCGGTCGCCGCGCTGGCGGGTTCGGGGGTGAAGGTGGCCTCCGTCGCCACCGCCTTCCCGGCCGGCCGCGCCTCGCTGAGCGTGAAGCTCGCGGACACCCGGGACGCCGTGGACGCCGGAGCCGACGAGATCGACATGGTCATCGATCGCGGCGCGTTCCTGGCGGGCCACTACCTCAAGGTGTACGAGGAGATCCGCGCCGTGAAGGAGGCCGCCGGGGCCGCCCGCCTCAAGGTCATCTTCGAGACCGGCGAGTTGTCCACGTACGACAACATCCGCCGCGCCTCCTGGCTCGGGATGATCGCCGGCGCGGACTTCATCAAGACGTCGACCGGCAAGGTCGGGGTCAACGCGACCCCCGCGAACACCCTGCTGATGCTGGAGGCCGTCCGGGACTTCCGGGAGCGGACCGGGGTCCAGATCGGCGTGAAGCCGGCGGGCGGGATCCGCACCAGCAAGGACGCGATCAAGTTCCTGGTGCTGGTGAACGAGACCGCCGGTGAGGACTGGCTGGACAACCACTGGTTCCGCTTCGGCGCGTCCAGTCTGCTGAACGACCTGCTGATGCAGCGTCAGAAGCTCAGCACCGGCCGGTACTCCGGCCCCGATTACGTCACGGTGGACTGA
- a CDS encoding uridine kinase family protein, translating to MSPQPHPPRVVLLAGPSGSGKSSLAARTGLPVLRLDDFYKEGVDPTLPLVPGSTDIDWDSPLSWDADAAVASIAELCRTGRTTVPVYSIATSSREDTEAFDLGHAPVFVAEGIFAADIVARCGELGLLADALCLRGRPSTTYRRRLLRDLREGRKSVPFLLRRGWRLMRAERGIVARQAALGAHPCAKAEALSRIEAAVAKTAVAKGPVALPAPVTVPARTTTAPTASGR from the coding sequence GTGAGCCCCCAACCGCACCCGCCCCGGGTCGTGCTGCTCGCCGGCCCCTCCGGCTCCGGCAAGTCGTCCCTCGCCGCCCGTACGGGACTGCCCGTGCTGCGCCTCGACGACTTCTACAAAGAAGGCGTCGACCCGACGCTCCCGCTGGTCCCCGGCAGTACGGACATCGACTGGGACTCGCCCCTGTCCTGGGACGCGGACGCCGCTGTCGCGTCGATCGCGGAGCTGTGCCGTACGGGCCGTACGACCGTCCCCGTCTACTCGATCGCGACCAGCTCACGCGAGGACACGGAGGCGTTCGACCTCGGGCACGCGCCGGTGTTCGTCGCGGAGGGCATCTTCGCCGCCGACATCGTCGCCCGCTGCGGCGAGCTGGGCCTCCTGGCGGACGCGCTCTGCCTGCGGGGCCGCCCCTCGACCACGTACCGCCGCCGTCTGCTGCGCGACCTGCGCGAGGGCCGCAAGTCGGTCCCGTTCCTGCTGCGCCGGGGCTGGCGGCTGATGCGCGCGGAACGCGGCATCGTGGCCCGCCAGGCGGCCCTGGGCGCCCACCCGTGCGCGAAGGCGGAGGCGCTGAGCCGTATCGAAGCCGCTGTCGCGAAGACCGCTGTCGCGAAGGGGCCGGTGGCCCTCCCGGCACCGGTGACCGTGCCCGCCAGGACCACGACCGCCCCCACCGCAAGCGGCCGTTGA